One window of the Thermococcus sp. P6 genome contains the following:
- a CDS encoding ABC transporter permease: MRWVDVKEGFKEFLQEFKREKTGILGVILLVILVLVALSAPYLTIQDLPTKWRSSQYWEDNPKSVPPTWYNMFTSQKLVTQEIYHLNDLSISHPSDTVTVIEADYNFPEGYVGGPQGINIRGFNVTVNSPYNTPTIDVYLLRPDGKEIPLLIGSQLSSGEVISIGRDSKISTNFYIWLVNVTEGRKITMFDVPLQTILIEDMVAPMFARVEPGMNASKIIKNPEPLHGTYKLILRINNPAPKDNQISYDNLKVTFLGRSYGTMGTDYLGRDLWAGLIWGSRVSLTVGILVSLISTIIGLVYGVTSAYLGGLTDEAMMRVNEIFATIPSLPILILIGATAGHITLTFIVLLLVIFGWMGIARISRSMALQIKEQTYIEAARALGAGNGRIILKHILPQLLPYAFAVIALSVPGAVIAEASLSFLGIGDPTAVTWGQILNAAQTQSATNKGYWWWVLPPGFGIAIVGLTFVLIGTALDKILNPKLRKA; this comes from the coding sequence ATGAGATGGGTAGACGTCAAGGAAGGATTTAAGGAATTCCTTCAGGAGTTCAAGAGGGAGAAGACGGGAATACTCGGTGTCATTCTCCTCGTCATACTCGTGTTAGTCGCACTTTCAGCACCCTACCTGACGATACAGGATCTCCCGACCAAATGGAGGAGCTCCCAGTACTGGGAGGACAACCCCAAGAGCGTTCCACCAACGTGGTACAACATGTTCACCTCCCAGAAGCTCGTTACCCAAGAAATATACCACCTCAACGATCTGAGCATAAGTCACCCGAGCGATACGGTAACGGTGATCGAGGCGGACTATAACTTCCCGGAAGGCTACGTCGGTGGGCCCCAGGGAATCAACATCAGGGGCTTTAACGTAACAGTCAACTCCCCCTACAACACCCCCACCATTGACGTTTACCTCCTCAGGCCAGATGGAAAGGAGATCCCCCTGCTCATAGGCAGTCAGCTCAGCTCCGGGGAGGTAATCTCCATCGGAAGGGACAGCAAGATCTCAACCAACTTTTACATATGGCTCGTCAACGTTACTGAGGGCAGGAAGATAACCATGTTTGACGTGCCCCTCCAAACGATACTTATAGAAGATATGGTCGCCCCGATGTTCGCCAGAGTTGAGCCGGGAATGAACGCGAGTAAGATCATCAAGAACCCAGAACCTTTACACGGGACCTACAAACTCATCCTGAGGATAAACAACCCCGCCCCCAAGGACAACCAGATCTCCTACGATAACCTCAAAGTGACGTTCCTCGGAAGGAGTTACGGGACAATGGGCACGGACTACCTCGGCAGGGACCTCTGGGCAGGTCTTATATGGGGTAGCAGGGTTTCGCTGACCGTGGGCATCCTCGTCTCCCTCATAAGCACCATCATAGGGCTTGTTTACGGGGTCACGAGCGCCTACCTCGGGGGACTAACAGACGAGGCCATGATGCGTGTCAACGAGATATTCGCCACCATTCCGAGCCTTCCCATACTGATCCTCATAGGTGCCACGGCGGGACACATAACCCTTACGTTCATAGTCCTGTTGCTGGTCATCTTCGGCTGGATGGGAATAGCAAGGATTTCGAGGAGTATGGCCCTCCAGATCAAGGAGCAGACCTACATTGAGGCGGCCAGGGCCCTCGGTGCCGGCAACGGCAGGATAATCCTCAAGCACATACTTCCCCAGCTTCTCCCCTACGCCTTTGCGGTCATAGCCCTCAGTGTCCCCGGTGCGGTCATAGCTGAGGCCTCGCTGAGTTTCCTCGGCATAGGCGATCCAACCGCCGTCACGTGGGGGCAGATACTCAACGCCGCCCAGACGCAATCGGCAACCAACAAGGGTTACTGGTGGTGGGTGCTCCCGCCCGGATTCGGGATAGCGATCGTCGGCCTTACCTTCGTTCTGATAGGTACGGCCCTTGATAAGATCCTCAACCCGAAGCTCAGGAAAGCGTGA
- a CDS encoding ABC transporter ATP-binding protein, giving the protein MVRNVLEVKDLKMYYFTNKGVVKAVDNITFNLRKGEVLGLAGESGCGKSSLGFTLMGMPSPPGKIVSGSIKIDGREIVGLPENVLRKEIRWQKISMIFQGAMNALNPVYTVGYQMIEPLTLHRGMDKEEAIEKAQKYLELVGLDPEIVHRYPHELSGGMKQRVIIASALLLEPDVVIADEPTTALDVVVQAQIINLLKKLKKELGLSMIFITHDLSILAEISDRIAVMYAGKIVEIGDSEKIYYEPAHPYTQKLLASIPRLHEDVEKLEFIPGQPPNLINPPKGCRFHPRCPYAMGVCKEHEPELKEVDKDHYAACWLL; this is encoded by the coding sequence ATGGTCAGAAACGTGCTGGAAGTTAAGGATCTTAAGATGTATTACTTCACGAACAAGGGTGTGGTCAAGGCCGTCGACAACATAACCTTCAACCTCCGAAAGGGAGAGGTCCTTGGACTTGCCGGCGAAAGCGGATGCGGCAAGTCCTCTTTGGGTTTTACCCTTATGGGAATGCCGTCCCCACCCGGTAAGATCGTCAGCGGTAGCATAAAGATCGACGGAAGAGAGATAGTCGGCCTTCCCGAGAACGTCCTTAGAAAGGAGATCCGGTGGCAGAAGATATCCATGATATTTCAGGGTGCAATGAACGCTCTGAACCCGGTTTATACCGTTGGATACCAGATGATCGAACCCCTGACCCTCCACAGAGGTATGGACAAGGAAGAGGCCATCGAAAAGGCCCAGAAGTACCTCGAGCTCGTTGGTCTCGATCCGGAGATAGTACACCGTTATCCGCACGAACTTTCGGGAGGTATGAAGCAGCGCGTTATAATAGCCTCCGCCCTGTTACTCGAACCGGACGTGGTCATAGCGGACGAACCCACGACCGCGCTGGATGTTGTTGTTCAGGCCCAGATCATCAACCTCCTGAAAAAGCTCAAGAAGGAACTTGGACTTTCAATGATATTCATCACCCACGACCTCAGCATCCTCGCCGAGATCAGCGACAGGATCGCCGTAATGTACGCCGGTAAGATAGTCGAGATCGGAGACAGCGAGAAGATCTACTACGAGCCGGCCCATCCGTACACTCAGAAGCTCCTCGCCTCCATACCGAGGCTCCATGAAGACGTTGAAAAGCTGGAGTTCATTCCAGGACAGCCGCCCAACCTCATCAACCCGCCCAAGGGATGCCGCTTCCATCCGAGGTGCCCCTACGCGATGGGAGTTTGTAAGGAACATGAGCCGGAGCTTAAGGAAGTTGATAAGGACCACTACGCTGCATGCTGGCTGCTGTGA
- a CDS encoding ABC transporter ATP-binding protein, which yields MAEPIVRVENLKKYFPIKRGFIDTLRGAPERKVHAVDGISFEIHKQQVFALVGESGCGKSTTGRLLAKLIEPTDGRIFLEGKDVTKIRTREEILEYRRHVQMIFQDPFSSMNPRFRIFDVLEEPLLIHGIGETKAEREELIYKALEMVKITPPEDYVGRFPHMLSGGQRQRVAIARALILNPTFIVADEPVSMLDVSIRAEILELMKELKEKIGVTYLYITHDMSTARYFADWMAVMYLGRIVEMGPVERVIDNPLHPYTRALLAAVPEPKPERRNIIKELPIKGEVPNAVDIPPGCRFHPRCIYAQKGLCDTKTPQLIEYEHNHWAECHLVGRY from the coding sequence ATGGCGGAGCCAATAGTCAGGGTTGAGAACCTTAAGAAGTACTTCCCGATAAAGAGGGGCTTCATAGACACCCTCAGGGGCGCACCTGAGAGGAAAGTTCACGCCGTTGACGGCATCAGCTTTGAGATACACAAGCAGCAGGTCTTTGCCCTCGTCGGCGAGAGCGGTTGTGGTAAGTCCACCACAGGAAGGTTACTCGCCAAACTCATCGAACCCACCGACGGCAGGATATTCCTCGAGGGAAAGGACGTCACGAAGATTAGAACAAGAGAAGAGATCCTCGAGTACAGAAGGCACGTCCAGATGATCTTTCAGGACCCCTTCAGTTCAATGAACCCGAGGTTCAGGATATTCGACGTTCTTGAGGAGCCTCTCCTCATACACGGCATCGGCGAAACCAAGGCGGAGCGTGAAGAGCTAATCTACAAGGCCCTCGAGATGGTCAAGATCACCCCGCCCGAAGATTACGTCGGCAGGTTCCCGCACATGCTGTCCGGCGGTCAGAGACAGCGCGTTGCAATAGCCCGTGCACTCATACTGAACCCGACGTTCATCGTCGCCGACGAGCCGGTATCGATGCTCGACGTGTCCATCCGTGCGGAGATACTTGAGCTGATGAAGGAGCTCAAAGAGAAGATCGGGGTCACCTACCTTTACATCACCCACGACATGTCCACGGCAAGGTACTTCGCCGACTGGATGGCCGTCATGTACCTCGGGAGGATCGTTGAGATGGGTCCGGTTGAGAGGGTTATAGACAACCCGCTCCATCCCTACACCCGGGCCCTGCTCGCCGCCGTTCCAGAGCCGAAGCCGGAGAGGAGGAACATCATCAAAGAGCTGCCGATAAAGGGTGAGGTTCCCAACGCGGTTGATATACCGCCCGGGTGCCGCTTCCATCCGAGGTGCATCTACGCCCAAAAGGGACTCTGCGACACCAAAACCCCCCAGCTTATCGAGTACGAGCACAACCACTGGGCCGAGTGCCATCTCGTTGGCAGGTACTGA
- a CDS encoding NAD+ synthase → MRRLDYPLVIERLVSFIRRSVKEANSDGVVVGISGGVDSATVAYLATRALGKDRVLGLIMPYYRNKDVEDALLVCRSLGIDHRVIDIKPLVDGFERAVGELDVRSRGNLMARTRMVLLYAHANAMNRLVLGTSNRSEFLTGYFTKWGDGASDFAPLINLYKTEVWEIAKLLGVPERIVEKKPSAGLWEGQTDEDELGIGYRLLDEVLWRMVDLGKEKTEIAEELGIPLERVERIERLVKGSEHKRRLPVGPAF, encoded by the coding sequence ATGAGACGGCTTGATTACCCACTGGTCATAGAGAGACTGGTCTCCTTTATTCGAAGAAGCGTAAAGGAAGCGAATAGCGATGGGGTGGTGGTTGGAATAAGCGGTGGAGTGGACAGTGCCACGGTGGCTTACCTCGCCACGAGGGCCCTTGGGAAGGACAGGGTCCTCGGTCTGATAATGCCCTACTACCGCAACAAGGACGTTGAGGATGCCCTGCTCGTTTGCAGATCCCTTGGAATAGACCACAGGGTGATAGATATAAAACCCCTCGTTGACGGATTCGAGAGGGCCGTCGGTGAACTTGACGTCAGGAGCAGGGGAAATCTGATGGCCAGAACGAGGATGGTGCTTCTCTACGCCCATGCCAACGCCATGAATCGCCTCGTTCTCGGGACCAGCAACAGAAGTGAATTTCTGACCGGCTACTTCACCAAATGGGGCGATGGGGCGAGCGACTTTGCCCCCCTGATAAACCTCTACAAAACCGAAGTGTGGGAGATAGCGAAGCTCCTTGGAGTCCCGGAGAGGATCGTTGAGAAGAAGCCTTCGGCCGGTCTGTGGGAGGGGCAGACGGACGAGGATGAACTAGGGATTGGCTACCGCCTCCTCGACGAGGTCCTCTGGCGCATGGTTGACCTCGGGAAAGAAAAAACTGAGATCGCCGAAGAGCTGGGGATACCACTGGAAAGGGTCGAAAGGATCGAGAGACTGGTAAAGGGGAGCGAACACAAGCGCCGCCTGCCCGTGGGTCCCGCCTTCTGA
- a CDS encoding EamA family transporter, which translates to MRRGYLFVFLAASMWGTLGIFARYLDGFGLTPFTMVFYRVLFTLLLLMFYLPLRGTGFSIERSRLKFYALYGFFSIFLFYTLYFYTVTISSVSFAVLLLYTAPVYSIILGRLLFNEPLRGEKLTALAMVTAGVFLVNQGGVSFSTKALFFGFLTGLTYALYGILAKFAVRKEEPEKVLFYTLLFGMVYLLPFADFHVPPGAVPYLFALALFPTFLGYILYNHALKEIEVSRASIVATVEPVVAITLAFLLFGESLTPQQLTGAALIIGGSTLVHLKEYKPPEGAS; encoded by the coding sequence ATGAGAAGGGGATACCTTTTCGTTTTTTTAGCAGCGTCCATGTGGGGAACGCTGGGAATATTCGCCAGGTACCTCGATGGTTTTGGGTTGACACCCTTCACGATGGTCTTCTACAGGGTCCTTTTCACCCTGTTGCTTTTGATGTTCTATCTCCCCCTGAGGGGAACGGGCTTTTCCATTGAACGCTCTCGCCTTAAGTTCTACGCACTCTACGGTTTCTTCAGCATCTTCCTTTTTTACACCCTCTACTTCTATACCGTAACCATATCCTCGGTCTCCTTTGCAGTTCTGCTCCTTTACACCGCTCCGGTATACTCGATAATCCTCGGAAGGCTGCTCTTCAACGAACCGCTGAGGGGGGAGAAGTTGACGGCGCTGGCCATGGTTACTGCGGGCGTTTTTCTGGTCAACCAGGGAGGGGTGAGTTTTTCAACGAAAGCCCTGTTTTTCGGCTTTCTGACGGGTCTAACCTACGCCCTCTACGGCATCCTCGCAAAGTTCGCCGTCAGGAAAGAAGAGCCGGAAAAGGTTCTTTTCTACACCCTCCTCTTTGGGATGGTCTACCTCCTTCCCTTCGCGGACTTCCATGTACCCCCGGGAGCTGTTCCCTACCTCTTCGCCCTTGCCCTGTTTCCAACGTTCCTTGGATACATCCTCTACAACCACGCCCTGAAAGAGATCGAGGTCAGCAGGGCCAGCATAGTCGCCACCGTTGAACCGGTTGTAGCTATAACGCTCGCCTTCCTTCTCTTCGGGGAGAGCCTTACCCCCCAACAGCTTACCGGGGCGGCGCTCATAATCGGAGGCTCAACGCTGGTGCACCTCAAAGAGTATAAACCGCCCGAAGGGGCCAGTTAG
- the glnA gene encoding type I glutamate--ammonia ligase, with protein MNTGLSVYGKDARTIKFLELVFVDMNGFPRGMEVPMDRYEEATEEGIPFDGSSIPGFEGIEDSDLIFRADPSTYVEVPWEGVSRVYGYIYKGRKPYPADPRSVLREVLKELEKAGFRAYVGPEPEFYLFRKNGSWKLEIPDGGGYFDLLSPGRDVWREIALYMPAFGLTPEVLHHEVGMGQHEIDFRYDEALRTADNIISFKYIVKAVARMHGLHATFMPKPLRDFPGNGMHLHLSLWKGGENAFASEDGLSEVALHFLGGLLAHARALTAITNPTVNSYKRLVPGYEAPVYVSWGYRNRSALVRIPAFWGNGARMEYRCPDPSANPYLTFAAVLMAGLDGIRRKLEPESYVEENVYEMEGSRRKELGIETLPGSLGEALEELKKDKTVRESLRGAYRNFVEYKEREWEGYLEYLKDQRLPEDTLDVTEWELRRYFNV; from the coding sequence ATGAACACCGGTTTGAGTGTGTACGGGAAAGATGCCAGAACAATAAAATTCCTGGAACTCGTTTTCGTGGACATGAACGGCTTTCCAAGGGGCATGGAAGTGCCCATGGACAGATACGAAGAGGCAACGGAGGAGGGCATTCCCTTTGACGGCTCATCGATTCCGGGGTTCGAGGGTATAGAGGACAGCGATTTAATCTTCAGGGCGGACCCATCGACCTATGTAGAAGTGCCATGGGAAGGTGTTTCGAGGGTTTACGGGTACATCTACAAGGGTAGAAAACCCTATCCAGCGGATCCGAGGAGCGTGCTCAGGGAGGTTCTGAAAGAGCTTGAGAAAGCGGGATTTCGAGCCTACGTGGGACCCGAGCCAGAGTTCTACCTCTTCAGGAAGAACGGATCGTGGAAACTCGAGATACCTGACGGTGGCGGTTATTTCGACCTGCTAAGCCCCGGTAGAGATGTATGGAGGGAGATAGCCCTTTACATGCCCGCCTTTGGGTTAACACCGGAAGTTCTCCACCACGAGGTTGGAATGGGACAGCACGAGATAGACTTCCGCTACGATGAAGCCCTCAGGACGGCCGACAACATCATCAGCTTCAAGTACATCGTAAAGGCCGTGGCGAGAATGCACGGACTTCACGCTACGTTCATGCCAAAGCCCCTTCGGGATTTCCCGGGTAACGGGATGCACCTCCACCTAAGCCTCTGGAAGGGGGGAGAGAACGCCTTCGCATCGGAAGACGGACTCAGTGAGGTTGCCCTCCACTTTCTGGGGGGCCTACTCGCCCACGCAAGGGCACTGACGGCCATTACCAACCCCACCGTGAACAGTTACAAACGTCTCGTTCCCGGTTACGAGGCCCCTGTGTACGTGAGCTGGGGCTACAGGAACAGGAGCGCACTGGTAAGGATCCCCGCCTTCTGGGGGAACGGGGCGAGGATGGAGTACCGCTGCCCGGATCCGAGTGCCAATCCCTACCTAACTTTTGCAGCCGTCCTGATGGCCGGATTGGACGGGATAAGAAGAAAGCTCGAGCCGGAATCTTACGTGGAGGAAAACGTCTATGAAATGGAGGGCTCCAGACGGAAGGAACTTGGAATCGAAACCCTCCCCGGGAGCCTTGGTGAAGCTCTGGAAGAGCTTAAAAAAGACAAAACCGTGAGGGAAAGTCTGAGAGGTGCTTACAGGAACTTCGTCGAATACAAGGAGCGGGAGTGGGAAGGGTACCTTGAGTACCTGAAGGATCAACGCCTTCCGGAGGATACCCTTGACGTAACGGAATGGGAGCTGAGGAGGTACTTCAATGTCTAA